From the genome of Solanum lycopersicum chromosome 12, SLM_r2.1:
TAACGAAACAGAGTGTTTCTCTCTAAAACTAATCCGACTTCCTTAGTTCTTCTGAAACCAACAGTAGAGAAACCAAAATGTTTCCAACGCTCACAATAACAGAGTAGCTCGATTTCCTTCTTCAGAATTTCCCAATTTTCAAcccaagaaatttcaaaaaaaatccaaCCCCCAAACTGACGAGAATGggggtttatatagaaaaatCCCTATGGTTTTTGAAATTGGGATGGGTTTCACGAGTTTCCGCGCATCTCaattcaaaatctcaaaatcttATCCGAAATTTCGAGCGGGAAGGGAGTTTGAGGCGAGGTGGAGGGTTGAGATGAAATCGTGGTACTAGCGAGCTACGTGGAGTCATCTCGGCGATGCAAGGACGAGAGAGCAGGTCTGCCACAGCCGAAAGCACGGCACTGCTGCATTTTTTGGTGTCTGTCTTTGCTGCGTTTTCGGCGCagctctgttctttttctttgcaGGTCGCGATGGGAGGGGGGAGAGAAAGACGCGTGAGGGGGACGAGAGCGTGGGGAGATGAGGGAGATTTTCTGCGTTTTTTCTGGGTTCTCGGAATGGCGTCTGTTTTTCTGTGTTTTTTGGGAATTGTTGGGATGAAGGAAGGGGAGGAAGAAAGAGGGGGAAACGGGTTTGGGTCGTGGGGCGGGTTAAGTGGTTTGGGTTGTGGGGCGGGTTAAGTGGTTTGGGTTGGGTTGGATTTAATTTAGTGGGTTGGATTAAGGACGTGGGCCGCCTGAAGGGAAATTGGGCCTTGAGTTTGTGGGCTGTTGGGGAATATTGGGTATAAGGTGGGCTGTAAAGGAATTGGGCCTTTAATCTGAAAATAGAGTAGAAGGGAGTGGGCCTGGGGCTGCTGAGGATTGTGCGAATGGCccaaactaaaacaaattaagTTAAGGATGGGTTGGTTTAATGAATATCCAAGTTGGCCCAaccccaaaataaaaaatgaattcgtatcaattaattaacgagcttctttatatataataattataaaaatcataaaagtgattcaaacgtataattttaatttaaactaaGGCTAGTTTAATAAAACATTCAAATGTATATCTTGATGATTGTGAAATAATCGTAAGATATActacttatatacataattatgtaaaatatatatatatatatatatattatcgaAAATTATGTCAAAGCGTATTCGaagtaacataaaattcatacattatgtatatttttaatttatatacatatatatacatacatatatatatatatatatgtatatatatacacatacatatacatatatacatgtatatatatttttaaaatcttcttctcttttttttttctttttttttcttttctttttttttttttaaatttttgcaagatttataaaactaattaacttaaataattttaaaaattctcgaagctcgataattaatttacacCAAtgtgggtcaaaattgggtgtcaacatcttttataaagatgataaaatGTTTGTGTTCCAATTTACCGCCATCGGCGAAAATAGTCACTATCGAAGAGTTTCATAAGGCACAACGAGCCGAGGGACTTGCTAATGTGTTGGCCATCGGAACAGCCAATCCTTCCAATTGTATCGATCAAAGCACCTATCCTGACTATTTTTTTCGTATCACTAATAGTGAACATAAGAGTGAACTTAAACGAAAGTTTAAGCAAATGTGtaagtttaatatttttgttatcttgATTTGCACAATTCCAATTATTCAaagtgtttttctttcttttaattaaaatatgttaaagaatgacaaaagtctcacatcggtgattaatgagatgggtggactctttataaggcttgggcaatcctcctccctttgagctagcttttagggtgtgagttaggcctaagacctaatttcacaaaatatatttagttaaggatatatgaaaattattttcagaTGATTTCGTATTGAATTTTCTTGAGTTTTTCATGTTCGAGACTTGAATGTGTTTTTTGTTAGTGTTCGGTTTACATTTGTGATTATATGTTACAGGTGCTAAAACAATGATTAAGAAAAGATATTTGCATTTAACCGAGGAAATCTTGAAGAAGAATCCTAATATTTGTGATTACAATACACCTTCTTTTGATgctaaacaaaaaataacaattatcgAGGTTCCAAAACTAGGCCAAGAGGCAGCCCAAAAGGCTATCAAAGAATGGGGCCAGCCCATATCTAAGATTACACATTTGGTCTTTTGCACCACTAGTGGTGTGGACATGCCAGGGGCCGACTCCCAGCTCACCAAACTTCTTGGGCTAGATCCATCAGTTAAGCGATTCATGTTGTACCAACAAGGTTGCTCTGGTGGTGCAGCTGTTCTTAGATTGGCTAAGGATTTGGCTGAAAACAACAAGAAAGCTCGTGTCCTTGTTGTTTGCTCAGAATTAATAAATTTGATGAGCTTTCAAGGCCCAAGG
Proteins encoded in this window:
- the LOC101266107 gene encoding chalcone synthase J; the protein is MIKCLCSNLPPSAKIVTIEEFHKAQRAEGLANVLAIGTANPSNCIDQSTYPDYFFRITNSEHKSELKRKFKQMCAKTMIKKRYLHLTEEILKKNPNICDYNTPSFDAKQKITIIEVPKLGQEAAQKAIKEWGQPISKITHLVFCTTSGVDMPGADSQLTKLLGLDPSVKRFMLYQQGCSGGAAVLRLAKDLAENNKKARVLVVCSELINLMSFQGPRDTDLDVLVGQAFSSDGASAVIIGSDPIIPIERPLFELVFTTQTLLPNSESAIYSNLSEAGLIIHIHKEVPMLISTNIEKILLEGFQPLGISDWNSIFWVAHPGGRAISDQIELKLGLKPEKLKATRNVLSGYGNMGCATILFVLDEMRKASISEGLISTGEGLEWGVLCCFGPGLTMEAVVLRSISI